In Deinococcus metallilatus, the sequence TGGGGCTGTGCTCGGCGTCCACGAAGAACAGGTCCCGCCTGCTGCGGGTGAAGGCGACGAACTGGAGACACCGCTCGGCCTGGAGCGCCTGCGGCGTCCTGGCCTTGGGGTGAGGCAGCAGAGCGGGCTCCAGGATGAACACGCGTTCGGCCTCCTGTCCCTTGGCACGGTGGACCGTGCTCAGGACGACGCTGCGCTCCGGGTCGCCTTGAAACAGCAGTCGGATGTCGGCGACGAGTTGCCCCAGCGTCTGGGCGCCCCCGGCATCGAGCACCCGCGTGATCGCCGAGAGCCGGTCGGCCAGTCCGGCCAGGCGCAACCCCGGATCACGGCCCTCGCGCTCGGCCTCCCGGGTGAGTTGCTCGGCGAGGAAGGTGGCATACCCATTGAGCCGCCCCGTGATGTCGGTGAGCGGGAGGCGGTCCTGAACCTGGTCGCGCTGGGGCTCCACGCCGTCGAAGGTGGCCGCGTCACGGGCGAAGGCGACCAGGCTGCGGGCGAGGTCTCGTCCCCGGACGATGGCGGGGATGCCCGCGGCCACCAGCCGGTAACACCAGTCGGCGAGCGGCGCGTTCGTGCGACAGAGCACCAGGTCGCCGGGCCTCGCCAGCGCAAGGAACTCCTCGCCGCTGAGATCATCGAGGGTGCCCCCCGGTGCGCCCGGGGCGGCTTCGAGGGCTTGGCCGAAGGGTTGGGCGAGTGCAACGTGCCGCCAGGGGCAGCGGTAGGTGATCGACAGCGGCCGCCGCATGGCCCCGAACAGTTCGGTGAAGTGGCGCATGCTGTCCTGATCGGCGCCGTTGAAGCCGTAGATGCTCTGCGACGGGTCCCCGACGCCGACCACCCGGGTGTGCTCGTCGGTGGCCGCCTGCAGGAGGGCCAGTTGTGCACGGGAGAGGTCCTGAAGCTCGTCGACCAGCAGGAAGCGGTACGGCGTGCTCAGGCGCCAGCCGAACACTCCTGGCGCGAGCACCTGGTCGAGAAAGCTCAAGACCTGCCCGTCCTGCAACAGCTTCAGGCCTCGCCGCAGCACCTTCAGGGTCAGGGTGTGCAGCGCCGTCTCCGCGCCGAGGATCGGGGCGTCCACGGCGTCCATCGCCTCGGCCCAATCCTGCAGCTGGGGCTCCAACCCCAGGGCGTGCCCGACATGCAGTTCGACGCAGGCGCCCAGCCGCTCGGTGAGCTCTCGCCGGGCGGCGGGCGAGGCGACCCGGGCTTCGCAGACGATCTCGCGAATGAGGTCGTCGTACTTGCGCGGCTCGAACTTCAGGCCGCTGAGGTTCTGGGTACAGATCAGGTGCCCCAGGCTGCTGACGGTGCGCACGTCGAACTCGGGTGGGATGACCTTCTTGAGGGTCCCCACGATGTCCTTGTTGAAGGCGAGGAAGGCGGCCTTCTCCCCTGCCGGGAGCAACCCCAGTTCCAGGATCAGGGCGGCGATCATCTCCAGCAGGGCGGTCTTGCCGCTGCCCGGCCCGGCCTCCACGGTGACGGCGCGGACACCCTGGGCGACGTCTTCGAGGATGGTCCGCTGGTAGGTGCTGGGGGTGCGCTTCTGCCGGACGGTGGTCTTGGCGCCACGGCGGACCGTTTCGAGGTGGTCGAAGAGGGTCTGGTTCACGGCCCACCTCCCTCAGGGGGACGCAAGGTCGAGCTGGCTTTCGATCTGACCTGGGTCGCCCTGGACGTCCAGCAGTTGCAGGCCGCCCAGCAGGCGGGCGAGCTGGCGTTCCTGGCGGGTGCGCAGGGCCGTCAGGACCAGGTGCAGGTCGGGGCCGAGGGTCAGCGAGAAGCAGCGCACCAGCAACACCTGCCCACCGTGGGGAAACGCCTGGGCGCCGGGGTAGGTCCGGAGCGCCTCCTGGACCTGTGGCCAGGCAGCGGGTGGGGCGCGGACCGCAACTTCGGTGTGCAGGGTGAGCCCGAGCAAACCAGGAGCACCGACCTGCTGGAGGAGGCCCTGCCGGTAGCGCAGAACTTGGCCGTGGAGGGTGAGGTGGTCGCCTTCGCCGGGCGGTCGTGGCTGGGCAGCGAGCACGATCTGCTCTCCGTGGTTTGAGGAGAGGCGCTGCCAGGCGTCGGCCGGGTCGCGGGGACGTTCGACGAGGGTGACGGCCTGCCAGGGGGTGCCCTGGTACAGCACGGCGAGTGGAACAGGTGGTGGCATGGCCGGGAGAGCCCCGGGTCGTCCCGGGGAGGGTCCACTGCGGCGTGGGCCGGTGGGTTGAACTCACGGGAAGGCATGGCGGCCTTGATGACGTGGAGAGGCGTGGCCTCCTGGGCGAGCAGTGTGGCGACGGAGGACAGGGCTGGAGGGCGGCGGTCTAGGTCAGGCGTTTTTACAACACTGTAAATGAACTGAAGCATTGGCTCTGCATCCACCCATGTAACGGTCACCCAGTGAGCAGGTAGCAAAACGAGTCCCGGCCCAAGCCTGTGCTACCCTCCCGGTGGAACCACCATCCACCGCCCGCGCCGGGGCCAAACAGGGGGCAAACACCAGCGGCATCAGGAGAGTTCTGTCGTCTCGCCACACAGGGCGTGGAACGAATACCGGCGCACCACGCTCACTTCATGTGTAAGGAGAGATCGACATGCTGATGCTCGAGATGACGGGCGCCCTGGCGGGAGCTATACAGCGCTATGGTCGACAGGCCATCCAGGCGGATCTGAAAGTGAAGCGCGTGACCGCACTCAACGCGGCCGCTATTCTGCTTGGTTACCAGGACCACCGTCAGGCCCGTTCGGAAGTCTTGAGGGGTGACGAGCCCTGCTTACCCCTCAGGCGGTACGGCCGGACCTATATGGAGCGCGCGCAGCACGCTCTGGATGAGCTGCTCGACAAACATAATTTACCTGCGGCAGCATCTGATGACGTTGGCAGATTCGCCAGGCAGATGCTTATCGAGCACGATTACGCGTTATGTGAATTGCTGGGTGGTGAACCGGTCCTTACTCAGGTACTTGATGCCGGGATGAACACTGTTGTGGCTGACCCCCGTATGTGGGTCAGTACCGCGTTACAGCGTGTCCTGACATGCGAGTTGAGCAGCCGTTATGGTGGAAGGTTCGGCATGATAGACCATGCTGGCCTCTACCAGGCAGGTTTACCAGACGAACACCGTTTGCATGACGGAGGGCTGAAATTCAGCCTGAGACCCCTTCGTCCCAATATCTTTTACCGGGCGCGGGTCGATTTCACCTGTGAACGAATTGCTCTGCCGATCATGACCGAGGCTGTCCTCGCGGAGTATGACAGCTACATGCTGAGCCTGTGCGCGAGCGTCCACGCCGTCTTCCCGACGGCGCCCGAGCAGGCGGTGGAACAATGGACAAGTCTGCCGGGCCACCGTGGCTGGTCGGGGAGCCGTCAAAAGCCTTACGCCCTGATCGTGGTCAGGAGTGGGCGCGTGGCGGTGGACATGGCGAATTTGGGCTGAAAACCCTCCTGGTGCACCATTCAACAACTCCTTGAGGCCGACAAGGCCTCAAGGAGTTGTTGTCCAGGCTGTGTCTGCTTGCGCCCTAGAGCTCAGGTAAGGCACATTCATACGAGTGCGGAGTACTGTCTCTCCCTGTCTCATTTACAGTACAGTAAAGAATCAGGAGGTTGGAGCATGCACCCCGACGACGAGCGCGCCCTCAAGCTCACCCAGGCCTTCCGCCGCCACGACCTCGAACCCATCTTGGGGTTGATCGGTGACGCCCTCCAACGCCCCCGCGACCAGGCCCGCAGCAACCTCCTCCCCATCTTCGAGCACGCCCGACACGACGGCATCGACTTGTTACATCCCCCTGCACACTTCCACACCTGGCTGCGCACTCCCCTCCTCCAGGCCCGCCGTCGCGCCGGTCCAGTCCGTCCCAACACCGTCATCACCCGTCTGAGCACCCTCATCGCCCTCTACGACCGCCTCATCGATGAGGGCGTCCTGACCGAGAACCCCGCCCGCGGCTACCCCGCCCCCAGCGCCGAGCACAAGGACGCCCCACTCCCCACACCCTCTGACATCCAGCGGCTCCTCGCCGAGGCCCGTGAGCAGGACCGCGAACTTTTCGCCGCCCTCACCCTGATGTACCGGCACGCCTTCCAGCTCAAGGAACTCCTCGCCTTGCGCTGGAGTGCCCTGGACTTCAGCCGCGGCGAGTTGCTGCGGGCCCGAACGGTGTCCTCCCTCTCTCCGGAAGCGATGCAGGCCCTCCAGCCACTGCTCAAACAAG encodes:
- a CDS encoding UvrD-helicase domain-containing protein; this encodes MNQTLFDHLETVRRGAKTTVRQKRTPSTYQRTILEDVAQGVRAVTVEAGPGSGKTALLEMIAALILELGLLPAGEKAAFLAFNKDIVGTLKKVIPPEFDVRTVSSLGHLICTQNLSGLKFEPRKYDDLIREIVCEARVASPAARRELTERLGACVELHVGHALGLEPQLQDWAEAMDAVDAPILGAETALHTLTLKVLRRGLKLLQDGQVLSFLDQVLAPGVFGWRLSTPYRFLLVDELQDLSRAQLALLQAATDEHTRVVGVGDPSQSIYGFNGADQDSMRHFTELFGAMRRPLSITYRCPWRHVALAQPFGQALEAAPGAPGGTLDDLSGEEFLALARPGDLVLCRTNAPLADWCYRLVAAGIPAIVRGRDLARSLVAFARDAATFDGVEPQRDQVQDRLPLTDITGRLNGYATFLAEQLTREAEREGRDPGLRLAGLADRLSAITRVLDAGGAQTLGQLVADIRLLFQGDPERSVVLSTVHRAKGQEAERVFILEPALLPHPKARTPQALQAERCLQFVAFTRSRRDLFFVDAEHSPIPAGVRAREGG
- a CDS encoding site-specific integrase gives rise to the protein MHPDDERALKLTQAFRRHDLEPILGLIGDALQRPRDQARSNLLPIFEHARHDGIDLLHPPAHFHTWLRTPLLQARRRAGPVRPNTVITRLSTLIALYDRLIDEGVLTENPARGYPAPSAEHKDAPLPTPSDIQRLLAEAREQDRELFAALTLMYRHAFQLKELLALRWSALDFSRGELLRARTVSSLSPEAMQALQPLLKQAGGPLHAPEQAERVFSYTSPDDIRLKMWRLCKAANLASISPSELRKAALRDHPPTREGTGYSHPQAHQRALKYAQQVAEKAQV